From a region of the Macrobrachium nipponense isolate FS-2020 chromosome 3, ASM1510439v2, whole genome shotgun sequence genome:
- the LOC135221799 gene encoding uncharacterized protein LOC135221799, with the protein MKLNEKTREKLSSAPPTSNSTGGGLNLSISQYVEEDVDVADMLYRDASNSEPRLKKKSPQVECPAKAEQPLTRYAPSILARERNAIATHNVVCSTPSLSVSVKNARRKKTFSQKVTGNSDSHTVSSIVPGNNVRDCPRCYSYSEILQKKHQRSASGGLITQGWRESKNFGPLNSLCMNGCPPQETMAPAMSSLTSTAAKEIYQNKDTKKTHNFSENKLTSGTIKGILVKTLSNQGESPPSVESLRKKKNGLSPHSEPRRLEKTTSLSTNAAEISSKLADKFREIYPEEMNYFCNDLNIYPVKEVNSFYTPPSAKQDNESQNHHGSFNSDYGNSPDSWQSELDSSILRECVNESPFLKNKYFAQQTSGIIQCFDNTESQANIEKECLDFSFINSDFSMISGHQNMTDLLKITSELEESLIDHDLSFRTVCLNSSEYYDSLNQSATPTRNQHFFNDGLNMSNFTDTITPKAYTTSVISNKETVQHKESTADSSSLEVPDQGRRKSDVTDLIKKFNKMSGKRYSLCLDSERGEWRSQHEYSEDDDQDSKNNCDSLHLTEEWPDTCRVGRRHSDVVLLTEKFRNMEKGNFPSSHHRLTKKAPEDFTNGHASHVGNHSISSSIGNDSETFSTGNLQVSDDFRIERRDSDVAFLIQKFSSMDIGRHSSHSSHSSAMDSGEISPKHNKESCAKQMMSTRFASNGTGILVKPRVHCRQLYPDELKYFTGEVAGSQSGPCSIQKFSKERTRRLSSHSSHSSVMDSGDMSPGHNNQSYAKSLSTRSCYKTTVIPGVGRIRYRELYPDELKYFTDKVAHAQSVLCTFQKFSKVNTTSLSNAMDSGEMSPEHNKPCIKMSTSTNNGTGTLTIGRVRYRELYPDELQYF; encoded by the coding sequence aAGTTGAACGAGAAAACGCGGGAAAAACTGTCTTCAGCACCACCTACCTCCAATAGTACAGGAGGAGGGTTAAATTTGAGTATCTCTCAGTACGTGGAGGAAGACGTTGATGTGGCAGATATGCTGTATCGCGATGCTTCGAACAGCGAACCAAGGCTTAAAAAGAAATCTCCACAGGTTGAGTGTCCTGCAAAAGCTGAACAACCTTTGACTCGATACGCTCCTTCAATTTTGGCCAGGGAGAGAAACGCAATTGCTACACATAATGTTGTATGTAGTACTCCTTCCTTGTCAGTGTCTGTGAAAAATGCTAGAAGGAAAAAAACCTTTTCACAGAAGGTGACAGGTAACAGTGACAGCCATACAGTAAGCTCTATTGTCCCTGGTAATAATGTTAGAGATTGTCCACGTTGCTATAGTTATTCAGAGATTTTGCAGAAGAAACACCAACGATCAGCATCCGGTGGGTTAATCACACAAGGCTGGAGAGAATCGAAAAATTTTGGACCTCTAAATTCTTTATGTATGAATGGATGCCCACCACAAGAGACAATGGCACCTGCAATGTCCTCTCTCACCTCCACAGCCGCCAAGGAAATTTACCAAAATAAAGACACTAAGAAAACACACAATTTCTCTGAGAATAAGCTGACAAGTGGAACCATTAAGGGAATATTGGTCAAGACATTAAGTAATCAAGGGGAATCTCCTCCCAGTGTGGAAAGCcttcgaaaaaagaaaaatggtctgTCTCCTCATTCAGAACCTCGAAGGCTGGAGAAAACTACGTCCTTATCAACTAACGCTGCTGAAATTTCTTCTAAATTGGCAGACAAATTTCGAGAAATTTATCCTGAGGAGATGAATTACTTCTGCAATGACTTAAACATTTATCCCGTAAAAGAAGTGAATAGCTTTTACACCCCGCCCAGTGCTAAACAGGATAACGAGTCACAGAACCACCATGGCAGCTTCAACAGTGACTACGGTAATTCTCCTGACAGCTGGCAATCAGAGTTAGACAGCAGCATTCTAAGAGAATGTGTAAATGAAAGTCCATTCCTCAAAAATAAGTATTTTGCACAACAGACTTCTGGAATTATTCAGTGCTTTGATAATACTGAGAGCCAAGCAAATATAGAAAAAGAGTGCCTagacttttcttttatcaattcAGATTTTAGTATGATTAGTGGCCATCAAAATATGACTGATTTACTGAAAATAACTTCAGAGCTAGAGGAAAGTCTTATAGATCATGATCTATCATTCCGAACAGTGTGTTTAAATTCATCTGAATATTATGATAGTTTAAATCAAAGTGCAACACCAACAAGAAATCAACACTTTTTCAATGATGGACTAAATATGTCAAATTTTACAGATACAATTACACCTAAAGCTTATACAACATCAGTTATCTCAAATAAAGAAACCGTTCAGCACAAAGAATCCACGGCAGATTCTTCCTCACTTGAAGTGCCTGATCAAGGACGGAGAAAATCTGATGTCACAGACTTGataaagaaatttaacaaaatgaGTGGCAAAAGATATTCCCTGTGTTTAGATTCAGAACGTGGGGAATGGAGAAGTCAACATGAATACTCGGAGGATGATGACCAAGACTCGAAAAATAACTGCGACAGTCTACACTTAACGGAAGAATGGCCGGACACTTGCAGAGTTGGCAGAAGACACTCTGATGTCGTGTTATTAactgaaaaattcagaaatatgGAAAAGGGGAACTTCCCTTCCAGTCACCATAGGCTGACCAAAAAAGCACCTGAGGATTTCACAAACGGCCATGCTTCTCATGTAGGCAATCACTCTATTTCTAGTTCCATAGGCAATGACAGCGAGACCTTTTCAACTGGCAACCTACAAGTTTCTGATGATTTCAGGATAGAACGACGAGATTCTGATGTTGCTTTCCTGATTCAGAAATTTTCTTCAATGGACATTGGAAGGCACTCGAGTCATTCCTCGCACTCGAGTGCAATGGACTCTGGGGAAATATCACCTAAGCATAATAAGGAGTCTTGTGCTAAACAAATGATGTCTACTAGATTTGCCAGCAACGGAACTGGAATTCTGGTAAAACCACGAGTGCATTGTAGACAGCTCTATCCAGACGAGTTGAAGTATTTTACTGGCGAAGTTGCAGGCTCACAATCAGGGCCTTGTAGTATTCAGAAGTTCTCTAAAGAGAGAACCAGAAGGCTCTCTAGTCATTCCTCGCACTCAAGTGTAATGGACTCTGGGGACATGTCACCTGGGCATAATAATCAGTCCTACGCTAAAAGTTTGTCTACTAGAAGCTGCTACAAGACAACTGTCATTCCAGGAGTAGGACGAATACGTTATAGAGAGCTCTATCCAGATGAGTTAAAGTATTTTACTGACAAAGTTGCGCACGCACAATCTGTGCTTTGCACATTTCAGAAGTTCTCGAAAGTGAACACCACAAGTCTCTCAAATGCAATGGATTCTGGGGAAATGTCCCCTGAGCATAATAAGCCTTGCATTAAAATGTCAACTAGTACCAACAACGGAACTGGAACTCTGACAATAGGGCGAGTACGTTATAGAGAGCTCTATCCAGATGAGTTACAGTATTTTTAG